The proteins below are encoded in one region of Aeromonas jandaei:
- the topA gene encoding type I DNA topoisomerase, with amino-acid sequence MGKSLVIVESPAKAKTINKYLGKDYVVKSSVGHVRDLPTSGSASTEPKKPVIRGIKLSETEKAAKERKALFARMGINPTAGWQANYQILPGKEKVVSELQSLAEKADTIYLATDLDREGEAIAWHLREIIGGDESRYKRVVFNEITKTAIKEAFAQPSELNIDRVNAQQARRFLDRVVGYMVSPLLWKKLARGLSAGRVQSVAVRLIVDKEREIKAFVPVEFWDLNADLLTADKSELRMEVVSRNGADFKPVTQAETFAAVAALEGVDYKVVNREDKPTGSKPSAPFITSTLQQAASTRLSFGVKKTMMMAQRLYEAGYITYMRTDSTNLSKEAVDAVREYIGEHYGAAYLPAEPNLYGAKANAQEAHEAIRPSSVLVTAEMLEGMEPDAMRLYDLIWRQFVACQMTPAQYDSSTLTVKAGEFELKARGRTLRFAGWTKALPPMGRKGEDSQLPAVTVGEVLKLVKLDPRQHFTKPPARFTEAALVRELEKRGIGRPSTYASIISTIVDRGYVRVDSRRFFAEKMGEIVTDRLVENFVELMNYEFTAKMEDKLDGIAEGSLEWKKVLDAFYAEFTHELEKADKAPEEGGMRANQMVLTDIDCPDCGRKMGIRTATTGVFLGCSGYALPPKERCKKTINLVSADEFVSATDGEEAETEALRAKHRCGVCGTAMDAYIIDDSRKLHVCGRNPDCDGYEIEKGQFKLKGYEGPSIECDRCGSEMQLKNGRFGKYMGCTNETCKNTRKILKNGDIAPPKEDPVPLPELKCTQSDAHFVLRDGAAGLFLAASNFPKSRETRAPLVEELKRFKDRISAKHKYLAGAPLTDPDGNPAIVRFSRKTKEQYVMTEVNGKATGWTAHYDNGTWQESLPKAKKA; translated from the coding sequence ATGGGCAAATCACTGGTCATAGTGGAGTCTCCGGCCAAGGCCAAGACCATCAACAAATATCTGGGCAAGGACTACGTGGTGAAATCCAGCGTGGGTCATGTTCGCGATCTGCCCACCAGCGGCAGCGCCAGCACCGAGCCCAAGAAACCCGTCATTCGCGGCATCAAGTTGAGCGAAACCGAAAAGGCAGCCAAGGAGCGCAAAGCCCTGTTTGCCCGGATGGGGATCAACCCGACTGCGGGCTGGCAGGCCAACTACCAGATTTTGCCCGGCAAGGAGAAGGTGGTCAGCGAGTTGCAAAGTCTGGCCGAGAAGGCAGACACCATCTATCTCGCAACCGACTTGGATAGAGAAGGGGAAGCGATCGCCTGGCACCTGCGCGAGATCATCGGTGGCGATGAGAGCCGCTACAAGCGCGTGGTATTTAACGAGATCACCAAAACCGCCATCAAGGAGGCATTTGCCCAGCCCTCCGAGCTCAACATTGACCGCGTCAACGCCCAGCAGGCCCGTCGTTTCCTCGACCGCGTCGTAGGTTACATGGTCTCTCCGCTGCTGTGGAAAAAGCTGGCTCGCGGCCTCTCTGCCGGTCGGGTACAGTCCGTCGCGGTGCGTCTGATCGTCGATAAAGAGCGCGAAATCAAGGCGTTCGTACCGGTCGAGTTCTGGGATCTCAATGCCGACCTGCTGACCGCCGACAAGAGCGAGCTGCGCATGGAGGTGGTCAGCCGCAACGGCGCCGACTTCAAGCCGGTAACCCAGGCCGAGACCTTCGCCGCCGTCGCAGCCCTGGAAGGGGTCGACTACAAGGTAGTGAACCGGGAAGACAAGCCGACCGGCTCCAAGCCGTCCGCGCCCTTCATCACCTCCACTCTGCAGCAGGCGGCCTCTACCCGGCTTAGCTTCGGGGTCAAGAAGACCATGATGATGGCCCAGCGTCTCTATGAAGCGGGTTACATCACCTATATGCGTACCGACTCGACCAACCTCAGCAAAGAGGCGGTGGACGCGGTGCGGGAATATATCGGCGAGCACTATGGCGCAGCCTACCTGCCGGCCGAGCCGAATTTGTATGGCGCCAAGGCCAATGCCCAGGAGGCACACGAGGCGATCCGCCCCTCCAGTGTGCTGGTGACTGCCGAGATGCTGGAAGGGATGGAGCCGGATGCAATGCGCCTGTATGACCTCATCTGGCGTCAGTTCGTCGCCTGCCAGATGACCCCGGCTCAGTACGACTCCTCCACCCTGACCGTCAAGGCGGGTGAGTTCGAGCTCAAGGCCCGTGGCCGTACCCTGCGCTTCGCCGGTTGGACCAAGGCGCTGCCGCCGATGGGTCGCAAGGGTGAAGACAGCCAGTTGCCGGCGGTGACTGTCGGCGAGGTGCTGAAACTGGTCAAACTGGATCCGCGCCAGCACTTCACCAAGCCCCCCGCCCGCTTCACCGAAGCAGCGCTGGTACGTGAGCTGGAAAAACGCGGCATTGGCCGTCCGTCTACCTATGCCTCCATCATCTCCACCATCGTCGATCGCGGGTATGTGCGGGTCGATAGTCGCCGTTTCTTCGCCGAGAAGATGGGCGAGATCGTCACCGACCGTCTGGTTGAGAACTTCGTCGAGCTGATGAACTACGAGTTCACCGCCAAGATGGAAGACAAGCTCGATGGCATCGCCGAGGGGAGCCTCGAGTGGAAGAAGGTGCTGGATGCCTTCTACGCCGAGTTTACCCATGAGCTGGAGAAAGCGGACAAGGCGCCGGAAGAGGGCGGCATGCGTGCCAACCAGATGGTGCTGACCGATATCGATTGCCCTGATTGCGGCCGCAAGATGGGTATCCGTACCGCCACCACCGGTGTCTTCCTTGGTTGCTCCGGCTATGCCCTGCCGCCGAAAGAGCGCTGCAAGAAGACCATCAACCTGGTCTCTGCCGACGAGTTTGTCTCCGCCACCGATGGCGAAGAGGCGGAAACCGAAGCGCTGCGCGCCAAGCACCGCTGCGGCGTGTGCGGCACCGCGATGGATGCCTACATCATCGACGACAGCCGCAAGCTGCACGTCTGTGGTCGCAACCCCGATTGCGATGGCTACGAAATTGAAAAAGGTCAGTTCAAACTCAAGGGCTACGAAGGGCCGAGCATCGAGTGTGACCGCTGTGGTAGCGAGATGCAGCTCAAGAACGGTCGTTTCGGCAAGTACATGGGCTGCACCAACGAGACCTGCAAGAACACCCGCAAGATCCTGAAAAACGGTGACATCGCGCCGCCGAAAGAGGATCCGGTACCGCTGCCCGAGCTCAAGTGCACCCAGTCCGACGCCCACTTCGTGCTGCGCGACGGGGCTGCCGGTCTGTTCCTGGCGGCCAGCAACTTCCCCAAATCGCGCGAGACCCGCGCGCCGCTGGTGGAGGAGCTCAAGCGCTTCAAGGATCGCATCTCGGCCAAGCACAAGTATCTGGCGGGAGCCCCGCTCACCGATCCGGATGGCAACCCGGCCATCGTACGCTTCAGTCGCAAGACCAAGGAGCAGTACGTAATGACCGAGGTCAACGGCAAGGCGACCGGCTGGACCGCTCACTACGATAACGGTACCTGGCAAGAGAGTTTGCCAAAGGCGAAGAAAGCTTGA
- the astB gene encoding N-succinylarginine dihydrolase yields MKHFEVNFDGLVGPTHNYAGLSYGNVASQNNAQEASNPKEAAKQGLRKMKALTELGMTQGVLAPQERPDLATLRRLGFTGSDARVLEQAAKQAPAVLAACYSASSMWTANAATVSPSADTQDGRIHFTPANLTNKFHRSLEPDVTGRILRAVFNNERHFSHHLHLPENDHFGDEGAANHTRLCRAYGEAGVELFVYGRSAFDLSRPAPKRYPARQTLEASQAIARLHGLDEESVVFIQQNPEVIDQGVFHNDVIAVGNQNVLFFHQQAFLNTKQALAEVQTKFGEGELHFIEVPTAEVSVLDAVKSYLFNTQILTLPNGEMAIIAPTECRDNPAVSAYLNKLLTMNTPIKAVHYMDVKQSMRNGGGPACLRLRVAMNDAELAAVNQACLINDSQFARLDGWVDRHYRDRLTLDDLRDPALVQESRSALDELTQILKLGSIYPFQR; encoded by the coding sequence ATGAAGCACTTCGAGGTCAATTTCGACGGACTGGTCGGCCCGACCCACAACTACGCCGGTCTCTCCTACGGCAACGTCGCCTCCCAGAACAACGCTCAGGAAGCCTCCAACCCGAAAGAGGCAGCCAAGCAGGGGCTACGCAAGATGAAGGCGCTGACCGAGCTCGGCATGACCCAGGGGGTGCTGGCGCCACAAGAGCGCCCTGACCTTGCCACCCTGCGCCGCCTCGGCTTCACCGGCAGCGATGCCCGGGTGCTGGAACAGGCCGCCAAACAGGCTCCTGCCGTACTGGCCGCCTGCTATTCGGCCTCCAGCATGTGGACTGCCAACGCCGCCACCGTCTCCCCGAGTGCCGATACTCAGGATGGCCGCATTCACTTCACCCCCGCCAACCTGACCAACAAGTTTCACCGCTCACTCGAGCCGGATGTCACTGGCCGGATCCTGCGCGCCGTGTTCAATAACGAGCGCCACTTCAGTCACCACCTCCACCTGCCGGAGAACGACCACTTCGGCGACGAGGGGGCGGCCAACCACACCCGGCTCTGCCGCGCCTATGGCGAAGCGGGGGTCGAGCTGTTCGTCTATGGCCGCAGCGCCTTTGATCTCTCCCGTCCGGCACCAAAGCGCTATCCGGCCCGCCAGACTCTGGAGGCGAGTCAGGCCATCGCCCGCCTGCATGGTCTTGATGAGGAGAGCGTGGTCTTTATCCAGCAGAATCCGGAGGTGATCGATCAGGGGGTATTCCACAACGACGTGATTGCTGTGGGTAACCAGAACGTGCTCTTCTTCCACCAGCAGGCATTTCTCAACACCAAACAGGCGCTGGCCGAGGTGCAGACCAAGTTTGGCGAAGGGGAGCTGCACTTTATCGAGGTGCCGACCGCCGAGGTATCTGTGCTGGATGCAGTGAAATCCTATCTGTTCAACACCCAGATCCTCACCCTGCCCAATGGCGAAATGGCGATCATCGCCCCTACCGAGTGCCGCGACAATCCGGCGGTGTCGGCGTACCTGAACAAACTGCTGACCATGAACACGCCTATCAAGGCCGTTCACTACATGGACGTCAAGCAGAGCATGCGCAACGGCGGCGGCCCCGCCTGTCTGCGGCTACGGGTCGCCATGAACGATGCCGAACTCGCAGCGGTCAATCAGGCCTGCCTGATCAACGACAGTCAATTCGCCCGCCTCGATGGCTGGGTTGATCGCCACTATCGTGACCGCCTGACCCTCGATGATCTGCGGGATCCGGCACTGGTGCAGGAGTCTCGCAGCGCACTGGACGAACTGACCCAGATCCTGAAACTGGGGTCCATCTACCCGTTCCAGCGCTAA
- a CDS encoding transporter substrate-binding domain-containing protein, translated as MRICHSIMPIIKRFIIIATLFSLTPYVIAADTIAIPTIDVGILAGGWGPFQQWDGKVPSGFSIELMELLAKKLDYHIVWRIYPEWADMYADACRGKVDILLDAFSSDERPCISFSQPYYTSPTVVVVRQDSALFRDVSQLQRASIAIERGFLTEKLVRLHYPNVTPRLVVDTRSALQAVERREADAYIGNLHVANLFIQRHPDLAVVAQSPLLMETLHLGVSSQKRSLAIRLDTAIQALTVEARSELEKRWLGESLAPNFMGHSNFLLRPDERGWLSTLPPLKLGLLPSWMPFSYQDENGNPVGLMLDYLNLLQEKLGLAYSRIPVKDWPDLQQQLLHHDVDLAVLPTRIIERLVGWHASEPFASFPLVLVTARGSLPIGDLSDLAGKQLLLTDSMLIPELRALVPGLKLTTTRDASDGLARVAAGQGDAYIGNLVVVSRLVAEQFDDRLHIAAPTPFKDELAVAVREPFPPLLPLVNRVLASMSDKEQRQIRNSWLALNYSEGIPRAKLVRTLLPVGLAVSLFILTLLVAYWRLRQEIIRRHQVELALASAKVRAESAATIKGEFLATMSHEIRTPMNGIVGMAEQLSLTGLSEDQRQMVEIINRGAQGLHALIDNVLDYAKLEAGKMVLDEVPFLMRELIDSVLTMTVSEVQRKGLRVYLLADQEVAARLRGDVLRLRQILFNFVSNAIKFTERGFIELSLVVLQEAEGRQRLRFGVRDSGIGMNDEAQSRIFNAFEQAEGSTTRSYGGSGLGLSICHTLAGLMQGEIGLQSSPGLGTFITLTVTLPVVAHSEPDPHLAGMRAVIELRDEKLRHTLLLHLGALGVSCAGQAGGADLHFSDSEQALGDAIRLVALDSPMGYRREAGRYLLNSNPLTWHAVREVCYRQLGLADALLPSPLREQAETGELLPYRILLVEDNPLNQSLVMRQLGQLGLHCDLAGQGEQALEMVARTSYDLVLCDCQMPVMDGYEFTRKVREQEDQDERLLIIAMTANVLPEQRERCFAAGMDDLLGKPVLLAGLRQMLQKWHILPSERLLELAVMSSLFGAGEPLRQALQQCRHELVRGLGMRPQEDKALAEWVHRQAGTVAMMIPEAAEQGWLLEERIRQQGADGCSDELAQFCALLQQLADELAG; from the coding sequence ATGCGTATATGTCATTCAATCATGCCGATAATCAAGCGGTTCATAATTATTGCCACTCTCTTTTCCTTGACACCATATGTTATCGCCGCTGACACCATTGCTATTCCCACTATAGATGTGGGGATATTGGCTGGTGGGTGGGGGCCATTTCAGCAGTGGGATGGTAAAGTGCCCTCCGGATTCAGCATCGAACTGATGGAGCTGCTGGCCAAGAAACTGGATTATCACATTGTCTGGCGGATTTATCCTGAATGGGCCGATATGTATGCGGATGCCTGCCGCGGCAAGGTGGACATTCTGCTCGATGCCTTCAGTTCTGATGAACGACCCTGCATTTCGTTCAGCCAGCCTTATTACACCTCGCCAACCGTGGTGGTGGTGCGTCAGGACAGCGCATTGTTTCGCGATGTGAGTCAGCTGCAGCGGGCCAGCATTGCCATTGAGCGGGGCTTTTTGACGGAAAAGCTTGTTCGCCTGCACTACCCGAATGTCACGCCCCGGCTGGTCGTCGATACGCGTAGCGCCTTGCAGGCGGTCGAACGGCGCGAGGCAGATGCCTATATAGGCAACCTCCATGTGGCCAATCTTTTCATTCAGCGTCATCCCGATCTGGCTGTGGTGGCTCAATCCCCCCTGTTGATGGAAACCCTTCATCTGGGTGTGAGTAGCCAAAAGCGCAGCTTGGCCATCAGGCTGGATACCGCTATTCAGGCGCTGACGGTCGAGGCGCGCAGTGAACTGGAGAAACGCTGGCTAGGGGAGAGTCTGGCGCCCAATTTCATGGGGCACAGCAATTTTTTGCTGCGTCCTGATGAGCGTGGCTGGCTCTCGACGTTGCCACCGTTGAAGCTGGGATTGCTTCCCAGCTGGATGCCCTTCTCTTATCAGGATGAGAATGGTAACCCGGTCGGCTTGATGTTGGATTATCTGAACTTGCTGCAGGAGAAGTTGGGGTTGGCTTACAGCCGAATACCGGTAAAGGATTGGCCTGACCTGCAACAGCAACTGCTGCATCACGATGTGGATCTGGCAGTACTGCCCACACGGATCATCGAGCGGTTGGTGGGTTGGCATGCCAGCGAGCCCTTCGCATCATTCCCGTTGGTGCTGGTGACGGCACGCGGTAGCCTCCCTATCGGGGATCTCTCCGATCTGGCCGGCAAGCAGCTGCTGCTGACCGACAGCATGCTGATCCCCGAGCTCAGGGCACTGGTGCCCGGCCTTAAACTGACCACGACCCGTGATGCCAGCGATGGACTCGCCCGTGTCGCCGCTGGGCAAGGGGATGCCTATATCGGCAATCTGGTGGTGGTCTCCCGTCTTGTCGCCGAGCAGTTTGATGACCGTCTTCATATCGCCGCGCCAACCCCTTTCAAGGATGAACTGGCTGTGGCGGTACGTGAGCCATTCCCTCCCTTGTTGCCTTTGGTGAATCGGGTGCTGGCCAGCATGAGCGACAAGGAGCAGCGCCAGATCCGCAACAGCTGGTTGGCACTCAATTACAGCGAAGGGATCCCCAGGGCGAAACTGGTGCGCACCCTGCTGCCGGTCGGGCTGGCCGTCAGCTTGTTTATCCTGACGCTGCTGGTCGCTTACTGGCGCTTGCGGCAAGAGATCATCCGCCGGCATCAGGTCGAGCTGGCACTGGCCAGCGCCAAGGTGCGGGCCGAGTCGGCTGCCACCATAAAGGGTGAATTTCTGGCCACCATGAGCCACGAGATCCGCACCCCGATGAATGGTATCGTCGGCATGGCGGAGCAGCTCTCGTTGACCGGACTGAGCGAAGATCAGCGCCAGATGGTGGAGATCATCAACCGGGGAGCACAGGGGCTGCATGCGCTGATCGACAACGTGCTCGACTACGCCAAGCTGGAGGCGGGCAAGATGGTGCTCGACGAAGTGCCGTTCCTGATGCGGGAGCTTATCGACAGCGTGCTGACCATGACCGTCAGCGAGGTGCAGCGCAAGGGGCTGCGGGTCTATCTGCTGGCGGATCAGGAGGTAGCAGCTCGCTTGCGTGGCGATGTGCTAAGACTGCGCCAGATCCTCTTCAACTTTGTCAGCAATGCCATCAAGTTTACCGAGCGCGGTTTTATCGAGCTTTCCCTCGTAGTATTGCAGGAGGCTGAGGGGAGGCAGCGGCTGCGGTTCGGGGTGCGAGATAGCGGGATTGGTATGAATGACGAGGCGCAAAGCCGGATCTTCAACGCTTTTGAACAGGCGGAGGGCTCGACTACCCGCAGTTACGGCGGCAGCGGGCTGGGGCTCAGCATCTGTCACACCCTTGCCGGATTGATGCAGGGAGAGATTGGGCTGCAGAGCTCGCCGGGCCTTGGCACCTTTATCACGCTGACCGTGACTCTGCCGGTTGTGGCCCACTCCGAGCCAGATCCGCACCTCGCCGGGATGCGCGCTGTCATCGAGCTGCGCGATGAGAAATTGCGTCACACCCTGTTACTGCACCTCGGTGCGTTGGGGGTGAGTTGTGCCGGGCAAGCGGGCGGGGCGGATCTGCACTTTAGCGACAGCGAACAGGCACTGGGCGATGCCATCAGGCTGGTGGCGCTCGATTCCCCCATGGGTTATCGGCGCGAAGCGGGACGTTATCTGCTCAACAGCAATCCCCTGACCTGGCATGCGGTGCGCGAGGTGTGCTATCGCCAGCTGGGACTGGCCGATGCCCTGTTGCCATCCCCGCTGCGTGAGCAGGCTGAAACTGGTGAGCTGCTGCCCTACCGGATCCTGCTGGTGGAGGATAACCCGCTAAACCAGTCGCTGGTGATGCGCCAGCTGGGCCAGCTTGGCTTGCATTGCGATCTGGCCGGGCAGGGGGAGCAGGCGCTCGAAATGGTGGCGCGCACTTCTTACGATCTGGTGCTATGCGACTGTCAGATGCCGGTGATGGACGGCTACGAGTTCACCCGCAAGGTGCGCGAGCAGGAGGATCAGGATGAGCGCTTGCTAATCATCGCCATGACCGCCAACGTGTTGCCGGAACAGCGCGAACGCTGCTTTGCCGCCGGGATGGATGATCTGCTCGGCAAGCCGGTACTGCTGGCGGGATTGCGCCAGATGCTGCAGAAGTGGCATATCCTCCCCTCCGAGCGGCTGCTCGAACTCGCTGTGATGAGCTCGCTGTTTGGTGCGGGTGAACCGTTGCGACAGGCATTGCAGCAGTGTCGTCACGAACTGGTGCGTGGACTGGGCATGCGTCCGCAAGAAGATAAGGCCTTGGCCGAGTGGGTGCACCGTCAGGCGGGCACTGTTGCCATGATGATCCCGGAGGCTGCGGAGCAGGGTTGGCTGCTGGAGGAGCGGATCCGTCAACAGGGAGCGGATGGGTGTAGCGATGAGCTGGCGCAGTTTTGTGCGCTGTTACAGCAGCTGGCTGATGAGCTGGCGGGGTGA
- a CDS encoding response regulator — MSFKIILADDHPLILTGIRALIEQIQPRCEVIAEAYQVSELLVLLQQHPCDLLITDFSMPGDIRSDGLVMIQQLRRDYPSLPIIVLTQLHNNAILQSLIQSGISGLLLKKSVIGELSDAIRQVLLGRTYIGSSVKMLLAEAGLPQQAGINQLTPKETEVVRLLASGMSVTQAADYLHRSIKTISTQKKSAMQRLGISSDSALFEYARSSGLC; from the coding sequence ATGTCCTTCAAGATTATACTTGCTGATGACCATCCGCTGATCTTGACCGGGATCCGTGCTCTTATCGAGCAGATTCAACCCCGCTGCGAAGTGATTGCCGAGGCCTATCAAGTATCTGAGTTGCTGGTTTTATTGCAGCAACACCCATGTGATCTGCTTATCACCGACTTCAGTATGCCAGGTGATATTCGCAGCGACGGTTTGGTAATGATCCAGCAGTTAAGACGCGATTATCCCTCTCTGCCTATTATTGTATTGACCCAGCTCCACAATAACGCCATTTTGCAGTCACTTATCCAGTCAGGAATAAGCGGCCTGCTGTTGAAGAAATCGGTCATCGGCGAACTCTCGGATGCCATTCGTCAGGTATTGCTTGGCCGTACCTATATCGGCAGTTCGGTCAAAATGTTGCTGGCCGAAGCGGGCCTGCCCCAGCAGGCAGGGATCAATCAACTGACCCCCAAAGAGACTGAAGTGGTGCGGCTGCTGGCCAGTGGTATGTCCGTTACCCAAGCCGCTGACTACCTGCACCGTAGCATCAAGACCATCAGTACCCAAAAGAAGAGTGCCATGCAGCGTCTGGGCATCAGCAGTGACAGTGCTCTCTTTGAATATGCTCGCAGCAGTGGCCTGTGCTAA
- a CDS encoding EAL domain-containing protein — MLAFKEEPPSYEIAPLAADVAMPFYQPIIGKDRQIIGFEALARRWDPARQGYQGIDFLTLSPGEALDIDIVILRAIWRDLPVLARHAPCSLSINLNPALENSTYQNLLLLVILQARKLGIAIWFEVLEHAPLYRKHRELIEVLRSHGAHIACDDFGTQECNFQRVMALPYEIIKLDRSLLLQASKSSHALRMLSGLVEYLQRFGMKVVCEGVETLTHIEIANQLGCDYQQGYAHAMPAPLSRWA, encoded by the coding sequence ATGTTGGCATTCAAAGAAGAGCCCCCAAGTTATGAGATAGCCCCGCTGGCGGCCGATGTCGCTATGCCGTTTTATCAGCCCATCATCGGCAAGGATCGCCAGATCATCGGCTTTGAAGCGCTGGCCAGACGCTGGGATCCCGCACGGCAGGGCTACCAGGGCATCGACTTCCTGACTCTGAGCCCGGGTGAAGCTCTGGACATCGATATAGTGATACTGAGAGCAATTTGGCGTGACCTGCCCGTACTGGCACGCCATGCGCCCTGCTCTCTCTCCATCAACTTGAATCCTGCACTTGAGAACTCTACATACCAGAACCTGCTGTTGCTGGTGATCCTGCAGGCTCGCAAGCTGGGGATAGCGATCTGGTTCGAGGTGCTGGAACATGCGCCGCTCTATCGCAAACATCGGGAGCTGATCGAAGTGCTGCGCAGCCACGGCGCTCATATCGCCTGCGATGATTTCGGCACCCAGGAGTGCAATTTTCAGCGGGTGATGGCGCTCCCCTACGAGATCATCAAGCTGGATCGCTCCCTGCTGCTGCAGGCGAGCAAGAGCAGCCATGCCTTGCGGATGCTGAGCGGTCTGGTGGAGTATCTGCAGCGCTTTGGCATGAAGGTGGTGTGCGAAGGGGTCGAGACCCTGACGCACATCGAGATCGCCAACCAGCTCGGTTGCGACTATCAACAGGGCTATGCCCACGCCATGCCAGCACCCCTGTCTCGCTGGGCCTGA
- the yegQ gene encoding tRNA 5-hydroxyuridine modification protein YegQ, translated as MFKPELLSPAGSLKNMRYAYAYGADAVYAGQPRYSLRVRNNEFDHENLQLGINEAHALGKQFYVVANIQPHNSKLKTFIRDMRPVVEMKPDALIMSDPGLIMMMREAFPDMPIHLSVQANAVNWATVKFWHQMGLTRVILSRELSLDEIEEIRMQVPEMELEVFVHGALCMAYSGRCLLSGYINKRDPNQGTCTNSCRWEYKVHEGKEDEVGQIVHRQEPIAVQKVDPTLGLGKPSDALVLLEESNRPGEYMSAFEDEHGTYIMNSKDLRAIEHVERLTRMGVHSLKIEGRTKSFYYCARTAQVYRKAIDDAVAGRPFDRSLMGTLENLAHRGYTEGFLRRHNHSEYQNYDYGYSVSDTQQFVGEITGRRGDMVEVEVKNKFLVGNSLELMTPQGNVRFNLAQMENRKGELIDTAPGNGHVVYVPVPKDLDVNFGILLRNLGDREDTRNPHTAA; from the coding sequence ATGTTTAAACCAGAATTGCTCTCCCCCGCAGGTTCCCTCAAGAACATGCGTTACGCCTATGCCTATGGCGCTGATGCCGTCTATGCCGGCCAACCCCGTTACAGCCTGCGGGTGCGTAACAACGAATTCGATCACGAGAACCTGCAACTGGGTATCAACGAAGCCCATGCCCTCGGCAAGCAGTTCTACGTGGTGGCCAACATCCAGCCCCACAACTCCAAGCTCAAGACCTTTATCCGCGACATGCGTCCTGTGGTGGAGATGAAGCCGGATGCGCTGATCATGTCCGACCCCGGTCTCATCATGATGATGCGCGAAGCTTTCCCTGATATGCCCATTCACCTGTCGGTGCAGGCCAACGCGGTCAACTGGGCCACGGTGAAGTTCTGGCATCAGATGGGCCTGACCCGGGTCATCCTCTCTCGCGAGCTGTCGCTGGACGAGATCGAGGAGATCCGCATGCAAGTGCCGGAGATGGAGCTGGAAGTGTTCGTTCACGGGGCGCTGTGCATGGCCTACTCCGGCCGTTGCCTGCTCTCCGGCTACATCAACAAGCGCGACCCCAATCAGGGCACCTGCACCAACTCCTGCCGCTGGGAGTACAAGGTACACGAGGGCAAGGAAGACGAAGTGGGCCAGATAGTCCATCGTCAGGAGCCTATCGCCGTGCAGAAAGTTGACCCGACTTTGGGCCTCGGCAAGCCGAGCGATGCACTGGTGCTGCTGGAGGAGTCCAACCGTCCGGGCGAGTACATGAGCGCGTTTGAGGACGAGCACGGCACCTACATCATGAACTCCAAGGATCTGCGCGCCATCGAGCACGTTGAGCGTCTGACCAGGATGGGTGTGCACTCGCTGAAAATCGAAGGACGCACCAAGTCCTTCTACTACTGCGCGCGTACCGCTCAGGTCTATCGCAAGGCCATCGACGATGCAGTGGCGGGTCGTCCGTTCGATCGCAGCCTGATGGGCACCCTCGAGAATCTGGCTCACCGCGGCTATACCGAGGGCTTCCTGCGCCGTCACAACCACAGCGAATACCAGAACTACGACTACGGCTACTCCGTCTCCGACACCCAGCAGTTTGTCGGCGAGATCACCGGTCGCCGTGGTGACATGGTGGAAGTGGAAGTGAAGAACAAGTTCCTGGTGGGCAACAGCCTGGAGCTGATGACCCCGCAGGGCAACGTCCGCTTCAATCTGGCACAGATGGAGAACCGCAAGGGCGAGCTCATCGACACCGCGCCGGGCAACGGTCACGTGGTCTATGTGCCGGTCCCCAAAGATCTGGATGTGAACTTCGGTATCCTGCTGCGCAACCTCGGGGATCGCGAAGACACCCGCAACCCCCATACGGCGGCTTGA
- a CDS encoding YfhL family 4Fe-4S dicluster ferredoxin has product MALLITDKCINCDMCDPECPNQAISLGEEIYEIDPGRCTECVGHYEKPTCISVCPIDCIIWDPAHVETEDQLMEKFVRMHRQ; this is encoded by the coding sequence ATGGCGCTGCTCATCACCGACAAGTGCATCAACTGTGACATGTGCGATCCCGAGTGCCCGAACCAAGCAATCAGCTTAGGGGAGGAGATCTACGAGATCGATCCCGGTCGCTGCACCGAGTGCGTCGGTCACTACGAGAAGCCGACCTGTATCAGTGTCTGCCCCATCGACTGCATCATCTGGGATCCCGCCCATGTGGAGACCGAAGATCAGCTGATGGAGAAGTTTGTGCGGATGCACAGGCAATAA
- a CDS encoding DUF1090 domain-containing protein — MWKVLGAGLLLLAGSACASQPVGCKARLQAVNEQLVFAKAHNNAGQIAGLEQAARNIKAYCTDEGLLKEQKQRVSKLRGEVNERLLELQEARVSGKPGKVADKQNKLEQAQTDLLEAQRELGELNRLVNKK, encoded by the coding sequence ATGTGGAAAGTATTGGGAGCCGGCTTGCTGCTGTTGGCGGGCTCGGCCTGTGCCAGTCAGCCTGTCGGTTGCAAGGCCCGCCTGCAGGCGGTCAATGAGCAGCTGGTGTTTGCCAAAGCACACAACAATGCCGGGCAGATTGCCGGGCTGGAACAGGCCGCGCGCAATATCAAGGCCTACTGTACCGACGAAGGGCTCCTCAAGGAGCAGAAACAACGGGTAAGCAAGCTGCGGGGAGAGGTCAATGAGCGCCTGCTTGAACTGCAGGAGGCCAGAGTGTCCGGCAAACCGGGCAAGGTGGCCGACAAGCAGAACAAGCTGGAGCAGGCTCAGACCGACTTGCTGGAGGCTCAGCGGGAGCTGGGTGAGCTGAACCGGTTGGTCAACAAAAAGTAG